A portion of the Pseudomonas protegens CHA0 genome contains these proteins:
- the mltB gene encoding lytic murein transglycosylase B codes for MQAMRGWAARQAPWVGLVSILGAAQPAFAGDYEGSPQVAEFVGEMTRDYGFAGEQLMAVFREAERKQSILDAISRPAERVKQWKEYRPMFITDARIARGVDFWRQHEAVLARAEQEYGVPAQVIVSIIGVETFFGRNTGNYRVIDALSTLGFDYPPRAEFFRKELREFLLLAREEQVDPLSLKGSYAGAMGLPQFMPSSFRAYAVDFDGDGHINIWTNPDDAIGSVASYFKRHGWVAGEPVVSRADVRGDRVDEGLTTGIEPTKTVGELRALGWSSHDALRDDMPVTAFRLEGDNGPEYWMGLKNFYAITRYNRSVMYAMAVHQLSEQLVQARGVK; via the coding sequence ATGCAAGCAATGCGTGGCTGGGCCGCTCGGCAGGCGCCGTGGGTCGGTCTGGTAAGCATCCTTGGTGCAGCGCAGCCCGCGTTCGCCGGTGATTACGAAGGTTCGCCCCAGGTGGCCGAATTCGTGGGCGAAATGACTCGGGACTATGGTTTTGCCGGGGAGCAGCTGATGGCTGTGTTCCGCGAGGCCGAGCGCAAGCAGTCGATTCTTGACGCCATTTCGCGGCCCGCCGAGCGGGTCAAGCAGTGGAAGGAATACCGGCCGATGTTCATCACCGACGCGCGCATTGCCCGCGGTGTGGATTTCTGGCGCCAGCATGAAGCGGTGCTGGCCCGCGCCGAGCAGGAATATGGCGTACCGGCCCAGGTAATTGTCTCGATCATCGGCGTTGAAACCTTTTTCGGTCGAAATACCGGGAATTACCGGGTGATCGACGCATTGTCCACCCTGGGTTTCGATTATCCGCCCCGTGCCGAGTTCTTTCGCAAGGAACTGCGCGAGTTTCTGCTGCTGGCGCGTGAGGAGCAGGTCGATCCATTGAGCCTCAAGGGTTCCTACGCCGGAGCCATGGGCCTACCACAGTTCATGCCCAGCAGTTTTCGGGCTTATGCGGTGGACTTCGACGGTGACGGCCACATCAATATCTGGACCAACCCCGATGATGCCATCGGCAGTGTGGCCAGCTATTTCAAACGCCACGGCTGGGTGGCCGGCGAACCGGTGGTCAGTCGCGCCGATGTGCGTGGCGATCGGGTAGATGAAGGCTTGACCACCGGGATCGAACCGACGAAAACCGTCGGGGAGTTGCGGGCCCTGGGCTGGTCGAGTCATGATGCGCTGCGCGATGATATGCCGGTCACCGCTTTCCGTCTGGAAGGTGACAATGGCCCGGAATACTGGATGGGCCTGAAGAATTTTTACGCGATCACTCGCTATAACCGCAGCGTG
- the rodA gene encoding rod shape-determining protein RodA, translated as MRRRATLLQRLHIDGPLLVLLLTLAAGSLFVLYSASGKSWDLLAKQATSFGIGLVSMIVIAQFEPRFMARWVPLGYVFGVVLLVVVDVMGHNAMGATRWINIPGVIRFQPSEFMKIIMPATIAWYLSKRTLPPHLKHVGISLVLIGIPFILIVRQPDLGTALLILAGGTFVLFMGGLRWRWILSVLAAAVPVAIAMWFFIMHDYQKQRILTFLDPESDPLGTGWNIIQSKAAIGSGGVFGKGWLLGTQSHLDFLPESHTDFIIAVMGEEFGLVGICALLLIYLLLIGRGLVITAQAQTLFGKLLAGSLTMTFFVYVFVNIGMVSGLLPVVGVPLPFISYGGTSLVTLLSAFGVLMSIHTHRKWIAQV; from the coding sequence ATGCGTCGTCGCGCGACGCTGTTGCAGCGCCTGCATATCGATGGCCCGCTGCTGGTGCTGCTGCTGACCCTGGCTGCCGGCAGCCTGTTCGTGCTGTATTCCGCCAGCGGCAAGAGTTGGGACCTGCTGGCCAAACAGGCCACTTCATTCGGTATCGGCCTGGTGTCGATGATCGTCATCGCCCAGTTCGAGCCGCGCTTCATGGCCCGCTGGGTGCCGCTGGGCTACGTGTTCGGCGTGGTGCTGCTGGTGGTGGTAGATGTCATGGGCCACAACGCCATGGGGGCGACCCGCTGGATCAACATCCCCGGGGTGATCCGCTTCCAGCCATCGGAGTTCATGAAGATCATCATGCCGGCGACCATCGCCTGGTACCTGTCCAAGCGCACCCTGCCACCCCATCTCAAGCATGTGGGGATCAGCCTGGTGCTGATTGGCATTCCGTTCATCCTGATCGTGCGCCAGCCTGACCTGGGTACGGCCTTGCTGATCCTGGCCGGCGGCACCTTCGTGCTGTTCATGGGCGGCCTGCGCTGGCGCTGGATCCTCAGCGTGCTGGCGGCTGCGGTTCCCGTGGCCATCGCCATGTGGTTCTTCATCATGCACGACTACCAGAAGCAGCGGATCCTGACTTTCCTCGACCCGGAGAGCGATCCGCTGGGCACCGGCTGGAACATCATCCAGTCCAAGGCCGCCATCGGCTCCGGTGGGGTGTTCGGCAAGGGCTGGCTGCTGGGCACCCAGTCGCACCTGGACTTTTTGCCGGAGAGCCACACCGACTTCATTATCGCTGTCATGGGCGAGGAGTTCGGCCTGGTGGGCATCTGTGCGCTGCTGCTGATCTACCTGCTGCTGATCGGGCGCGGGCTGGTGATCACCGCCCAGGCCCAGACACTGTTTGGCAAATTGCTCGCGGGCAGCCTGACCATGACGTTTTTTGTTTACGTTTTCGTCAACATCGGTATGGTCAGTGGCTTGTTGCCGGTCGTAGGGGTGCCGTTGCCGTTCATTAGCTACGGAGGAACTTCGCTGGTGACGCTACTGTCAGCGTTTGGGGTTTTGATGTCGATCCATACCCATCGCAAGTGGATCGCGCAGGTTTGA
- the mrdA gene encoding penicillin-binding protein 2, giving the protein MSQPIRIKDHEKDARLVRGRVVFGAIMVVCLIGVLIARLYYLQVIQYDYHSTLSENNRVHVQPIPPTRGLIFDRNGVVVADNRPSFSLSMTRERSGDWQQVLDVIVEVLELTPEDRVLFEKRMRQGRRPFEPVPILFELTEEQIARIAVNQFRLPGVEVVAQLVRHYPQGAHFAHSVGYMGRINEKELKSLDPVNYSGTHHIGKTGIERFYEPELHGQVGYEEVETNARGRVLRVLKRTDPIPGKDIVLSLDIKLQEAAELALGGRRGAVVALDPSTGEVLAMVSQPSFDPNLFVTGISFKAYAELRDSIDRPLFNRVLRGLYPPGSTIKPAVAIAGLDAGVVTASTRVYDPGYYQLPNYDHKYRNWNRTGDGYVDLDTAIMRSNDTYFYDLAHKLGIDRLSAYMSKFGIGQKVSLDMFEESPGLMPTREWKRATRRQAWFPGETLILGIGQGYMQSTPLQLAQATALVASKGKWNRPHLAKSIEGEKPVDHNPMPDIVLRDPSDWTKVNHGMQQVMHGARGTARKAAAGSPYRIAGKSGTAQVVAIKQGEKYDRSKVQERHRDHALFVGFAPAENPKIVVSVMVENGESGSGVAAPVVRQVMDAWLLGQDGQLKPEFASPISAEATAREE; this is encoded by the coding sequence ATGTCCCAGCCGATCCGCATCAAGGACCACGAAAAAGACGCCCGTCTGGTGCGTGGCCGTGTCGTGTTCGGCGCCATCATGGTGGTTTGCCTGATCGGTGTGCTGATTGCCCGGCTGTATTACCTGCAGGTGATCCAGTACGACTACCACTCCACCCTTTCGGAGAACAACCGGGTCCACGTGCAGCCGATTCCACCGACTCGCGGGTTGATTTTCGACCGCAATGGCGTGGTGGTGGCGGACAACCGGCCCAGTTTCAGCCTGAGCATGACCCGCGAGCGCTCTGGCGACTGGCAGCAGGTGCTCGACGTGATCGTCGAGGTGCTGGAGCTGACTCCGGAAGACCGGGTGCTGTTTGAAAAGCGCATGAGGCAGGGGCGTCGGCCTTTCGAGCCGGTGCCGATCCTGTTCGAGCTGACGGAAGAGCAGATCGCCCGGATCGCGGTGAACCAGTTCCGCCTGCCCGGTGTGGAAGTGGTGGCCCAACTGGTCCGGCATTACCCCCAGGGTGCGCATTTTGCGCACTCCGTGGGCTATATGGGGCGGATCAACGAGAAAGAGCTCAAGTCCCTCGATCCGGTGAACTACAGCGGCACCCACCATATCGGCAAGACCGGCATCGAGCGCTTCTACGAGCCTGAGCTGCACGGCCAGGTGGGTTACGAAGAGGTCGAGACCAACGCCCGTGGCCGGGTGCTGCGGGTGCTCAAGCGCACCGACCCGATTCCCGGCAAGGACATTGTCCTGAGCCTGGACATCAAGTTGCAGGAAGCCGCGGAACTGGCCCTGGGCGGGCGCCGTGGCGCGGTGGTAGCCCTGGACCCGAGTACCGGTGAAGTGCTGGCGATGGTCAGCCAGCCGAGCTTCGACCCCAACCTGTTCGTCACCGGCATCAGCTTCAAGGCCTATGCCGAGCTGCGCGATTCCATCGACCGGCCGCTGTTCAACCGGGTGCTGCGTGGCCTCTATCCGCCGGGTTCGACCATCAAGCCGGCGGTGGCCATTGCCGGGCTGGATGCCGGCGTGGTCACGGCTTCGACCCGGGTCTACGACCCGGGCTACTACCAGTTGCCCAACTACGACCACAAGTACCGCAACTGGAACCGTACCGGTGACGGTTATGTCGACCTGGATACCGCGATCATGCGGTCCAACGACACCTATTTCTACGACCTGGCCCACAAGCTGGGGATCGACCGGCTGTCCGCCTACATGAGCAAGTTCGGTATCGGCCAGAAGGTCTCTTTGGACATGTTCGAGGAGTCGCCGGGCTTGATGCCGACCCGCGAATGGAAGCGCGCCACCCGGCGCCAGGCCTGGTTCCCGGGGGAGACCCTGATTCTCGGGATCGGCCAGGGCTACATGCAGTCCACGCCGTTGCAACTGGCCCAGGCCACCGCCCTGGTCGCCAGCAAGGGCAAGTGGAACCGGCCGCACCTGGCCAAAAGCATCGAGGGCGAGAAGCCGGTGGATCACAACCCGATGCCGGACATTGTCCTGCGTGACCCCTCGGACTGGACGAAGGTCAACCATGGCATGCAGCAGGTGATGCACGGTGCCCGGGGCACCGCGCGCAAGGCTGCGGCCGGTTCGCCGTACCGGATTGCCGGCAAGAGTGGTACCGCCCAGGTGGTGGCGATCAAGCAGGGCGAGAAGTACGACCGCTCCAAGGTCCAGGAACGGCATCGTGACCACGCCTTGTTCGTCGGCTTCGCGCCGGCGGAAAACCCCAAGATCGTGGTCTCGGTCATGGTCGAGAACGGTGAGTCGGGCTCCGGCGTCGCGGCACCGGTAGTGCGTCAGGTGATGGATGCCTGGCTTCTCGGCCAGGACGGCCAGCTCAAGCCCGAGTTCGCCAGCCCTATCAGCGCGGAGGCTACGGCCCGTGAAGAGTAA
- the rlmH gene encoding 23S rRNA (pseudouridine(1915)-N(3))-methyltransferase RlmH → MRLRLIAVGSRMPKWVEEGWHEYAKRLPSELALELVEIPLNTRGKNADVARFIRQEGEAMLAKVGHNERIVTLEVHGKPWSTEQLAVELDRWRLDSRTVNFMVGGPEGLAPEVCARADQRWSLSPLTLPHPLVRILIGEQLYRAWTVLSGHPYHK, encoded by the coding sequence GTGCGCCTGCGTCTGATCGCTGTCGGTTCACGCATGCCCAAGTGGGTGGAAGAGGGTTGGCACGAGTATGCCAAGCGTCTGCCATCCGAGCTGGCGTTGGAACTGGTGGAAATTCCGCTCAATACCCGGGGCAAGAACGCCGACGTGGCTCGCTTCATCCGTCAGGAGGGCGAGGCCATGCTGGCCAAGGTCGGGCATAACGAGCGCATCGTCACCCTCGAGGTGCATGGCAAACCCTGGAGCACCGAGCAACTGGCGGTGGAACTGGATCGCTGGCGTCTCGATTCGCGCACCGTGAATTTCATGGTCGGCGGCCCGGAAGGGCTGGCGCCGGAGGTCTGTGCGCGGGCGGATCAGCGCTGGTCGCTGTCGCCGCTGACCTTGCCGCACCCGCTGGTGCGGATTCTCATCGGTGAACAGCTGTATCGCGCCTGGACCGTGCTGTCCGGGCACCCTTACCACAAGTAG
- the rsfS gene encoding ribosome silencing factor gives MTNQVMKGEDLVKVAVAALEDVKAQDVLVIDVRDKQSITDYMIIATGTSNRQIGAMLEKVREMVKAQGVRPLGEEGKGDSDWVLLDLDDVIVHMMTASARQFYDLERLWQGAEQSRAADGKHHSPEHGHEHFTKLNKDQQ, from the coding sequence ATGACTAACCAAGTAATGAAAGGCGAAGATCTGGTCAAGGTGGCTGTCGCCGCGCTGGAAGACGTCAAGGCCCAGGACGTCCTGGTGATCGATGTTCGCGACAAGCAGAGCATCACTGACTACATGATCATCGCTACCGGTACCTCCAACCGCCAGATCGGCGCGATGCTGGAAAAGGTCCGTGAAATGGTCAAGGCCCAAGGCGTGCGCCCATTGGGTGAAGAAGGCAAGGGCGACAGCGACTGGGTGCTGCTGGACCTGGACGACGTGATCGTGCACATGATGACCGCCTCGGCCCGCCAGTTCTACGACCTGGAGCGTCTGTGGCAGGGCGCCGAGCAGAGCCGCGCGGCCGATGGCAAGCACCACAGCCCGGAGCATGGTCACGAGCACTTCACCAAGCTCAACAAAGACCAGCAATAA
- the nadD gene encoding nicotinate-nucleotide adenylyltransferase, which translates to MGKRIGLLGGTFDPVHIGHLRGALEVAESMQLDELRLVPSARPPHRDTPQVSALDRLAMVECAVAGVSPLVVDDRELKRDKPSYTIDTLEQMRAELAADDQLFLLLGWDAFCGLPTWHRWEELLQHCHILVLQRPDADSEPPDALRNLLAARSVSDPLALQGPGGHIAFVWQTPLAVSATQIRQLLASGKSVRFLVPDAVLAYIDAHGLYRAPN; encoded by the coding sequence ATGGGCAAACGTATCGGTCTGCTGGGCGGCACCTTCGATCCAGTGCATATCGGCCACTTGCGTGGCGCGCTGGAGGTGGCGGAATCCATGCAACTCGATGAGCTGCGCCTGGTACCCAGTGCCAGGCCGCCCCATCGGGATACACCGCAGGTGTCGGCCCTCGATCGTCTGGCGATGGTCGAGTGTGCGGTGGCGGGCGTTTCACCCCTGGTGGTGGACGACCGTGAGCTGAAACGGGACAAGCCGTCCTACACCATCGACACCCTGGAACAGATGCGGGCCGAGCTGGCCGCAGATGACCAGTTGTTTCTGTTACTGGGCTGGGACGCGTTTTGCGGCCTGCCCACCTGGCATCGCTGGGAAGAGTTACTCCAGCATTGCCACATCCTGGTGCTGCAACGCCCGGATGCCGACAGCGAACCGCCGGATGCCTTGCGCAACCTGCTGGCAGCGCGTTCGGTGAGCGACCCTTTGGCCCTGCAAGGGCCTGGGGGACACATTGCATTCGTCTGGCAGACGCCGCTTGCGGTGTCCGCCACCCAGATCCGTCAACTGCTGGCCAGCGGTAAGTCGGTACGTTTCCTGGTGCCTGACGCGGTCCTGGCCTATATCGATGCACACGGGCTTTACCGTGCGCCGAACTGA
- a CDS encoding glutamate-5-semialdehyde dehydrogenase, whose translation MTESVLDYMTRLGRAARQASRVIARATTAQKNRALLAAADALDAARPELTAANEQDLANGRANGLEPALLDRLALTPARIDEMIEGLRQVAKLPDPIGEIRDMRYLPSGIQVGKMRVPLGVIGIIYESRPNVTIDAASLCLKSGNATILRGGSEAIHSNRAIATCIQQGLAAADLPPHVVQVVETTDRAAVGALITMPEFVDVIVPRGGKSLIERVSRDAKVPVIKHLDGVCHVYIDVAADLDKAIRIADNAKTQRYAPCNTMETLLVHSAIAERVLPPLAAIYRDKGVELRGCAQTRALLGAGVLEATEEDWRTEYTAPILSIRVLDNLEQAIEHINTYGSHHTDSIVTENFSDARRFLNEVDSSSVMVNASTRFADGFEYGLGAEIGISTDKLHARGPVGLEGLTSEKYVVFGDGHVRT comes from the coding sequence ATGACTGAGTCCGTTCTTGACTACATGACCCGCCTGGGTCGCGCTGCCCGCCAGGCTTCCCGGGTGATCGCCCGTGCCACCACCGCGCAAAAGAACCGTGCGCTGCTGGCGGCTGCCGATGCGTTGGACGCGGCACGACCGGAACTGACTGCGGCCAACGAGCAGGACCTGGCCAACGGCCGGGCCAATGGTCTGGAGCCGGCTCTGCTGGATCGCCTGGCGCTGACCCCGGCGCGTATCGACGAAATGATCGAAGGCCTGCGTCAGGTGGCCAAGCTGCCTGACCCCATCGGTGAAATCCGCGACATGCGCTACCTGCCGTCGGGCATCCAGGTGGGCAAGATGCGCGTGCCCCTGGGGGTGATCGGCATCATCTACGAGTCGCGCCCGAACGTGACCATCGATGCGGCCAGCCTGTGCCTGAAGTCGGGCAACGCCACCATCCTGCGCGGCGGTTCCGAGGCGATCCATTCCAACCGCGCCATCGCCACCTGCATTCAGCAGGGCCTGGCGGCGGCCGACCTGCCGCCTCACGTGGTGCAGGTAGTGGAAACCACCGACCGCGCTGCGGTTGGAGCGCTGATCACCATGCCCGAGTTCGTCGACGTGATCGTGCCCCGTGGCGGCAAGAGCCTGATCGAGCGGGTCAGCCGTGACGCCAAGGTGCCGGTGATCAAGCACCTGGACGGCGTCTGCCACGTGTATATCGATGTCGCGGCGGACCTGGACAAGGCCATTCGCATTGCCGACAACGCCAAGACCCAGCGCTATGCACCGTGCAACACCATGGAAACCCTGCTGGTTCACTCCGCCATTGCCGAGCGCGTATTGCCGCCATTGGCCGCGATCTATCGCGACAAGGGCGTCGAGCTGCGTGGCTGTGCGCAAACCCGCGCACTCCTCGGTGCCGGTGTGTTGGAAGCAACCGAAGAAGACTGGCGCACCGAGTACACCGCGCCGATCCTCTCGATCCGCGTGCTGGACAACCTGGAGCAGGCCATCGAGCACATCAATACCTATGGCTCGCACCACACCGACTCGATCGTCACCGAAAACTTCAGTGACGCCCGGCGCTTCCTTAACGAAGTGGATTCCAGTTCGGTCATGGTCAATGCCTCGACGCGCTTTGCCGACGGCTTCGAGTACGGCCTGGGCGCGGAGATCGGCATTTCCACCGACAAGCTGCACGCCCGTGGCCCGGTTGGGCTGGAAGGGCTGACCAGCGAGAAGTACGTAGTCTTTGGCGACGGTCACGTGCGTACTTGA
- a CDS encoding DNA-3-methyladenine glycosylase, with translation MSILTSAKLPKALPDGFFDRDAELLARELLGKVIRHKVGDLWLSARIIETEAYYCEEKGSHASLGYTEKRKALFLDGGHIYMYYARGGDSLNFSARGPGNAVLIKSAYPWVDEVSGPASLAQMLLNNPDASGRPRPAQKLCAGQTLLCKALGLKVPVWDAKRFDHEILFVEDVGAAVPHILQTTRLGIPHGRDEHLMYRFVDAAYAPYCTRNPMRRGQVEGRDYLVLG, from the coding sequence ATGTCCATTCTGACCTCTGCAAAACTGCCAAAAGCCCTGCCGGACGGCTTTTTCGACCGTGATGCCGAGCTTTTGGCCCGCGAACTGTTGGGCAAAGTCATCCGCCATAAAGTCGGCGATCTGTGGCTGTCCGCGCGCATTATCGAAACCGAAGCCTATTACTGCGAGGAAAAAGGCAGCCACGCCTCCCTCGGCTACACAGAAAAGCGTAAGGCTTTGTTTCTGGACGGCGGCCACATCTATATGTACTACGCCCGCGGCGGCGACTCCCTGAACTTCAGCGCCCGGGGCCCTGGCAATGCCGTACTGATCAAGTCCGCCTATCCCTGGGTCGATGAAGTCTCCGGCCCTGCCAGCCTGGCGCAGATGCTGCTGAACAATCCGGACGCCAGTGGCCGGCCGCGCCCCGCGCAAAAGCTCTGCGCCGGCCAGACCCTGCTGTGCAAGGCCCTGGGCCTGAAGGTTCCGGTCTGGGATGCGAAACGCTTCGATCACGAGATTCTCTTCGTCGAAGATGTGGGTGCCGCCGTGCCACACATCCTCCAGACCACCCGCCTGGGCATCCCCCATGGGCGTGACGAACACCTGATGTATCGCTTTGTCGATGCCGCCTACGCCCCCTACTGCACGCGCAACCCTATGCGTCGCGGCCAGGTCGAAGGGCGCGACTACCTGGTGCTCGGCTGA
- a CDS encoding bifunctional DedA family/phosphatase PAP2 family protein, with translation MGPWLDSVTAWLTSNPQWLAAAVFIVACMECLAIVGLIVPGTVLLFAIAVLAGNGALSLGETLLLGAAGGLLGDVMSYLLGRHFHQGIRRLPGLRHHPEWISGAESYFQRYGIASLLVGRFIGPLRPMLPMVAGMFDMPFPRFLAVSLLAAAGWSLAYLLPGWATGAAIRLPLPEGFWPQAGIVIGSLVVLVGLSVNSSLRRHRRATLLMSGLSLLILAGLFIGYPYLTQFDQGLIALVQEHRDPALDKIMVMVTQIGEFRAMFILSAVLTLLLLALRQWRQAAFAGATLLCTALANTGSKWFFARVRPEVLSEPLTSFSMPSGHSSGSFALFLTLAVLAGRGQPPRMRLTWLLLGCLPAAAIALSRVYLGAHWPTDILAGAMLAACVCAASLTLSQWQGPLKPMPARAWWLLLPVMLLMCGYMATRHLPHALLRYAY, from the coding sequence ATGGGCCCATGGCTCGACAGCGTGACCGCCTGGCTAACCAGCAACCCCCAATGGCTGGCAGCCGCAGTGTTCATCGTGGCCTGCATGGAATGCCTGGCGATCGTGGGCCTGATCGTGCCGGGCACGGTCCTGCTGTTCGCGATTGCGGTACTGGCCGGCAATGGCGCCCTGTCACTGGGGGAAACCCTGCTCCTGGGTGCTGCCGGCGGATTGCTGGGGGACGTGATGTCCTATCTGCTGGGACGGCATTTCCACCAAGGCATTCGCCGCTTGCCCGGCCTTCGTCATCACCCTGAATGGATCAGCGGTGCGGAAAGCTACTTCCAGCGCTATGGCATCGCCAGCCTGCTGGTGGGCCGCTTCATCGGCCCGCTACGACCAATGCTGCCGATGGTGGCCGGAATGTTCGACATGCCGTTCCCACGTTTCCTCGCCGTCAGCCTGCTGGCGGCGGCGGGCTGGTCGCTGGCCTATCTGCTGCCGGGCTGGGCCACGGGCGCGGCGATTCGCCTGCCCCTGCCCGAAGGCTTCTGGCCCCAGGCGGGCATCGTCATTGGCAGCCTGGTGGTGCTTGTCGGCCTGAGCGTCAACAGCAGCCTGCGGCGCCATCGCCGGGCAACCCTGTTGATGTCCGGCCTGAGCCTGCTGATTCTGGCAGGGCTGTTCATCGGCTATCCGTACCTGACGCAGTTCGACCAGGGCCTGATCGCCCTGGTACAGGAGCACCGGGACCCGGCTCTGGACAAGATCATGGTCATGGTCACCCAGATCGGCGAGTTCCGCGCCATGTTCATCCTCAGCGCAGTGCTGACCCTGCTGCTCCTGGCCCTGCGCCAATGGCGCCAGGCCGCGTTCGCCGGAGCGACCCTGCTGTGTACTGCCCTGGCCAACACCGGCAGCAAATGGTTCTTCGCACGGGTACGCCCTGAAGTGCTGAGCGAGCCTCTCACCAGTTTCAGCATGCCCAGCGGTCACTCTTCCGGCTCCTTCGCCCTGTTCTTGACCCTGGCAGTTCTGGCCGGCCGGGGCCAGCCACCCCGCATGCGCCTGACCTGGCTGTTGCTGGGCTGCCTGCCGGCGGCCGCCATTGCCTTGTCGCGGGTCTATCTGGGGGCCCATTGGCCAACCGACATTCTCGCCGGCGCCATGCTCGCGGCCTGTGTCTGCGCCGCCAGCCTGACCCTGAGCCAATGGCAAGGCCCGCTCAAGCCGATGCCGGCCAGGGCCTGGTGGTTGCTACTGCCGGTCATGCTGTTGATGTGCGGATACATGGCGACACGGCACTTGCCTCACGCCCTGCTGCGGTACGCCTATTAA
- a CDS encoding LON peptidase substrate-binding domain-containing protein, protein MNLALFPLNTVLFPDCILDLQIFEARYLDMIGRCMKQGSGFGVVCILEGEEVGTAAQGYAQIGCEALITDFHQQDNGLLGIRVRGGRRFRILQSEVQKDQLTVARVQWLEEAPEQPLQDEDADLIALLKALAEHPMVEALDMGVEATGQLSLANQLAYLLPFSEQDKIDLLQLDDPQQRLDAIQQLLDELQGELFA, encoded by the coding sequence ATGAACCTGGCGCTTTTTCCTCTGAATACCGTGCTGTTTCCCGATTGCATTCTCGATCTGCAGATTTTCGAGGCGCGTTATCTCGACATGATCGGGCGCTGCATGAAGCAGGGCAGCGGGTTTGGGGTGGTGTGCATCCTTGAAGGGGAGGAGGTCGGGACGGCCGCCCAGGGCTATGCGCAAATTGGCTGTGAAGCCTTGATCACCGACTTCCACCAGCAGGACAACGGGCTGCTGGGAATCAGGGTCAGGGGCGGTCGGCGTTTTCGCATTCTGCAAAGCGAAGTGCAGAAAGACCAACTGACGGTGGCCCGGGTGCAATGGCTGGAAGAGGCCCCCGAACAGCCGTTGCAGGATGAGGATGCGGACCTGATTGCGCTGCTCAAGGCCTTGGCCGAACATCCGATGGTCGAGGCCCTGGATATGGGGGTCGAGGCTACGGGGCAGCTGTCACTGGCCAATCAGTTGGCCTATCTGCTGCCTTTTTCCGAACAGGACAAGATCGACCTGCTGCAACTGGATGATCCACAGCAGCGTCTGGATGCCATCCAGCAGTTGCTGGACGAGCTGCAAGGCGAACTCTTCGCCTGA
- a CDS encoding LrgB family protein — protein MIFDWQGAWAAVIHHPLFGIGITLGAYQLVLAAFEKTRWMFLQPVLVSMLLVIGVLLGCGLSYAEYRKSTEILSILLGPATVALAVPLYLNLRRIRQLFWPILATLVVGGVVATSLGVLLGWWFGAEHMILMTMAPKSVTSPIAMLVAEQIGGVAALAAVFVLITGVIGAIFGPGLLNRLGVHGPEARGMALGMTAHAVGTSVALQESEECGAFAALAMSLMGVATAVLLPLAVSLLV, from the coding sequence ATGATCTTCGATTGGCAGGGGGCCTGGGCCGCGGTGATCCATCACCCGCTGTTTGGCATCGGCATCACGCTGGGTGCCTATCAACTGGTGCTGGCGGCGTTCGAGAAGACCCGCTGGATGTTCCTGCAGCCGGTGCTGGTGTCCATGCTACTGGTGATCGGCGTGCTGCTCGGCTGCGGCCTGAGCTATGCCGAGTACCGCAAGAGCACCGAAATCCTGAGCATTCTGCTGGGCCCGGCGACGGTAGCCCTGGCGGTGCCGCTGTACCTCAACCTGCGACGGATCCGCCAATTGTTCTGGCCGATATTGGCTACGCTGGTGGTGGGTGGCGTCGTGGCTACCAGCCTGGGCGTACTGCTGGGATGGTGGTTTGGTGCCGAGCACATGATCCTAATGACCATGGCGCCCAAGTCGGTGACCTCGCCCATTGCCATGCTGGTGGCCGAGCAGATTGGTGGCGTGGCGGCGTTGGCGGCGGTCTTCGTGCTGATTACCGGAGTGATCGGAGCGATATTTGGCCCGGGGCTGCTCAACCGTTTGGGGGTGCATGGCCCGGAAGCGCGAGGCATGGCCCTGGGCATGACCGCCCACGCAGTGGGCACCTCGGTGGCCTTGCAGGAAAGTGAGGAGTGCGGCGCCTTTGCGGCGCTGGCGATGAGTCTGATGGGCGTGGCCACGGCGGTGTTGCTGCCGTTGGCGGTGTCGTTGCTGGTTTAA
- a CDS encoding CidA/LrgA family protein, with the protein MLLRGLTWLVLFQLLGTALNHLLLPVLPGPIIGLLLLLVFLVVRGEVGEPLNLAAGSLLRYLPLLLVPPAVGVMVYARDIAADFWAITGALVLSLVISMAFVGVLMQRLVKRQGRQEDSQ; encoded by the coding sequence ATGTTGTTACGCGGTTTGACATGGCTGGTGCTGTTCCAATTGCTCGGAACGGCGCTCAATCACCTGCTGTTGCCCGTGCTTCCCGGGCCCATCATCGGCCTGTTGCTGCTGCTGGTTTTCCTGGTGGTGCGCGGTGAAGTGGGCGAGCCGCTGAATCTCGCGGCTGGCAGCCTGCTGCGTTACCTGCCGCTGCTGCTGGTGCCGCCTGCGGTGGGGGTCATGGTCTATGCCCGGGACATCGCCGCGGACTTCTGGGCCATTACCGGCGCGCTGGTGTTGTCCCTGGTGATCTCGATGGCCTTTGTCGGCGTGCTGATGCAGCGCCTGGTCAAGCGCCAGGGCCGGCAGGAGGACAGTCAATGA